The DNA segment ATGAACATTCGAAAAAATTCCAGAAGACTGTAAATGTCCTTTCCATGCCATACGCCACGCATCAGTATAAACGCCTCGATCTGCTGATAGGATTTCAAATCGACCAATCACAACTGGTAAATTTGTTTTGGCTCGCGATAAATTCCCATTTTTTGTAGGGGGAGGGACTTGGCGAAGGTCCGTTGAACAATGCATTAATAGAAAAATTGTAATTAGAACAAAAAAAGATTTCATTTTCGGAATTTAAGCATAATGAAATTTGAATCTGAATCAATCAATTTTCTGTCTTTTGAAGATGAAGATGTGATTTTCAATGGAACTTTGCAAAATGTATCCGATTGGATGATCGATTGGATTGAAATCATTTTTCCATTGGTAAAAAATATAATAATGAGCCGAACTGCTATTATTGGGTAAATGAAGCTGAATCTCTTTTCGATTGGAGAGGTATTGTGGGACGTTTGAAACAATGGTTTCATTCGGTAATAAATTTCTTAAAATTTGATAATCATTTACTGATACTTCTCTATTTAAATACTCTTTTCGATAGGAATAAGATTTTGAGATTGGACCATAAAAAATAAAAAGAATCATGGAGACGAGAATCGATACTCCAAATATATATTTTTTTCGATTCCAATTCAAGTTTTCTAAACTTTTTACATAACTCAAAAAAACAATTGGTATTGTTATGAAACTATGATGCGTGAATGGAGTTTTGTTCACTTCATATTGGGAAAAAATTGAATACAATAAATACGGAACTAAACAGATCATCAATGGACTTCGGAAGGATAAAAACAAAAACGGGAGGTTTAAATAGAGAATGAGAAAAGGAAACAAATGAATTTTATTTAAAGCGGAAAGAGGATCGCTGTATCTTTCCAAGTGTGCAGGTGTATTGGTTTGGAATTGATTATGAAAATAAACTAAAAGTCCAATGGAAACAATGAAATAAAGACTAGAAACGATAGCGATGAAAATACTTTCTTTTGGATACTCTTTTCGTTGTAAAAATGAAAAAACAATCCAAACAAAACATGTTTCCTCTTTCGTTAATAAACTTAGGATAAAAAACAATATCCACAGTTTGGATTTTTTTTCCCAAAAAAGATAAAACAAAAAGAAAAGAGGAATCCATAAAACCTCTGGATGGAAATCAAAAATTTGAATCCAATAAATTGGTAAAAATAATGCATACAAAGTGGAGTAAACCCACTGAAATGATTTCTGATTCCCAAAAAATGGAAACAATAGAATCGGAAAACTGATTACAAATGCCTGAAAGATGAGTAAACTTTCAACAAATGGAAAAAAATAATAGATGGTACTGATTGGATAAATATACCAATTGATATGGTCGGCAAAATAATGATGTAGAGTTCCATCTAATCCAAGTGATGTGATTGCCTTACAATCTTGTACAATCCAAAAAAATAAATTTTCAAAAAGTCCAATATCAACACCTGCTCCCATATGTTGGTATCGATAGACTGCTCTTTCTGATAAAAAGTAAAATGCTAAAACCCATAAGATAAAGGATGGAAGATACTTCCATATACGATTCATATTACTTTGTGAATTTTCCCGTAAGTGCTGCTTCTGCACACTTCATTCCATCGATGGCTGCAGAAACTATCCCTCCTGCATAACCTGCGCCTTCACCACATGGAAACAATCCTTTGATGGCGATATGTTCTAATGTATCTGGATTCCTTGGAATTTGAACTGGTGAAGATGTCCTAGTTTCTGGAGCATGTATGATTGCTTCATTTGTAAAATAACCTTTCATTGAAGAGTCAAATTCTTTGAATCCTTTTTGTAAGGATTCTACAATCAATGGAGGAAGAACTTCTGATAATGAAACAGATACAAGTCCTGGTGTATAGGAAGTTTTTGGAAGGTCGGTCGAGACTATATTTTTTGTAAAGTCCACCATTCGTTGAGCAGGTGCTTTTTGAGTACCACCATTTACCAAAAA comes from the Leptospira bouyouniensis genome and includes:
- a CDS encoding DUF2079 domain-containing protein, with protein sequence MNRIWKYLPSFILWVLAFYFLSERAVYRYQHMGAGVDIGLFENLFFWIVQDCKAITSLGLDGTLHHYFADHINWYIYPISTIYYFFPFVESLLIFQAFVISFPILLFPFFGNQKSFQWVYSTLYALFLPIYWIQIFDFHPEVLWIPLFFLFYLFWEKKSKLWILFFILSLLTKEETCFVWIVFSFLQRKEYPKESIFIAIVSSLYFIVSIGLLVYFHNQFQTNTPAHLERYSDPLSALNKIHLFPFLILYLNLPFLFLSFRSPLMICLVPYLLYSIFSQYEVNKTPFTHHSFITIPIVFLSYVKSLENLNWNRKKYIFGVSILVSMILFIFYGPISKSYSYRKEYLNREVSVNDYQILRNLLPNETIVSNVPQYLSNRKEIQLHLPNNSSSAHYYIFYQWKNDFNPIDHPIGYILQSSIENHIFIFKRQKID